A window of Mangifera indica cultivar Alphonso chromosome 11, CATAS_Mindica_2.1, whole genome shotgun sequence contains these coding sequences:
- the LOC123228678 gene encoding squalene monooxygenase SE2-like isoform X1 has protein sequence MADQYTWGLIFGSALGLIAFYNLGLFALYHFVMKNRRDALDTSNHCIKSTSTVNEECRSDHFTDVDVIIVGAGVAGGALASTLGKDGRRVHVIERDFSEPDRIVGELLQPGGYLKLIELGLQDCLEEIDAQRIFGYAIFKDGRNTQISYPLEKFHSDVAGRSFHNGRFIQRLREKAASFPNVRMEQGTVTSLVEEKGTVKGVRYKTKDSQELTAYAPLTIVCDGCFSNLRRSLCNPKIDVPSCFVGLVLEDCKLPYANHGHVILADPSPILFYPISSNEVRCLVDIPGQKVPSISSGEMANYLKTVVAPQVPPEIYKSFVAAVDKGNIKTMPNRSMPAAPHPTPGALLMGDAFNMRHPLTGGGMTVALSDIVVLCDLLKPLRDLNDGSALCNYLESFYTLRKPVASTINTLAGALYKVFCASPDEARKEMREACFNYLSLGGIYSSGPVSLLSGLNPRPLSLVFHFFAVAIYAVGRLLLPFPSPHRIWIGARIISGASGIIFPIIRAEGVRQMFFPATVPAYYRSSSGPQKMKTHFDN, from the exons ATGGCGGATCAGTACACGTGGGGACTCATCTTCGGGTCGGCGCTGGGCCTGATCGCCTTTTATAACTTGGGGCTCTTCGCTTTATACcattttgttatgaaaaatagGAGAGACGCGTTGGATACCAGTAATCATTGCATAAAGAGCACCTCTACCGTTAACGAAGAATGCCGATCCGATCATTTTACCGATGTTGACGTCATCATAGTCGGTGCCGGCGTTGCTGGCGGCGCCCTGGCTAGTACTCTTGGCAAG GATGGACGAAGAGTGCATGTGATTGAAAGAGATTTTTCGGAACCTGACCGAATTGTTGGTGAATTGCTACAACCAGGGGGCTAcctcaaattaattgaattaggaCTTCAAG ATTGTTTGGAGGAAATTGATGCTCAACGAATTTTTGGTTATGCTATTTTCAAGGATGGAAGAAATACTCAAATATCATATCCATTAGAAAAGTTTCACTCAGATGTTGCAGGTAGAAGCTTTCACAATGGACGTTTCATACAGAGGTTGAGGGAGAAAGCTGCATCCTTTCCAAA TGTGCGAATGGAGCAAGGAACAGTAACTTCACTGGTTGAAGAAAAAGGGACTGTTAAAGGCGTGCGGTACAAGACTAAAGATAGCCAAGAATTGACAGCTTATGCTCCTCTAACAATTGTCTGCGATGGCTGCTTTTCGAACTTGCGTCGCTCCCTTTGCAACCCTAAG atcgATGTGCCATCATGTTTTGTCGGTTTGGTCCTAGAAGATTGCAAACTTCCATATGCAAACCATGGGCATGTTATATTGGCGGACCCTTCCCCCATTTTGTTCTATCCTATCAGTAGCAACGAAGTTCGTTGTCTGGTTGATATACCTGGGCAGAAGGTTCCTTCCATTTCAAGTGGTGAAATGGCAAACTATTTGAAAACGGTGGTGGCTCCTCAG GTTCCCCCTGAGATCTACAAATCCTTTGTGGCAGCTGTGGACAAAGGAAACATCAAGACAATGCCAAATAGGAGCATGCCAGCTGCCCCCCACCCTACTCCCGGGGCCCTTTTGATGGGGGATGCATTCAACATGCGCCATCCCTTAACAGGGGGAGGAATGACTGTTGCTCTGTCTGATATTGTTGTCCTGTGTGATCTTCTCAAGCCTTTACGTGATCTGAATGATGGATCAGCACTTTGCAATTACCTTGAATCCTTTTACACCTTGCGTAAG CCAGTTGCATCAACTATCAATACATTGGCTGGTGCCTTGTACAAGGTGTTTTGTGCTTCCCCTGATGAAGCAAGGAAGGAAATGCGTGAGGCTTGCTTTAACTATCTAAGTCTTGGAGGTATATACTCATCAGGACCAGTCTCTCTGCTCTCCGGTCTAAATCCTCGTCCACTGAGcttggtttttcattttttcgcGGTTGCAATTTATGCTGTTGGTCGCTTGTTACTGCCATTTCCTTCCCCACATCGCATTTGGATCGGAGCCAGAATAATTTCA GGTGCATCTGGAATTATCTTTCCTATTATAAGAGCAGAAGGTGTAAGGCAAATGTTCTTCCCTGCCACTGTTCCTGCATATTACAGAAGCTCCTCTGGTccacaaaaaatgaaaacacacTTCGACAATTAA
- the LOC123228678 gene encoding squalene monooxygenase SE2-like isoform X2: MGDGRRVHVIERDFSEPDRIVGELLQPGGYLKLIELGLQDCLEEIDAQRIFGYAIFKDGRNTQISYPLEKFHSDVAGRSFHNGRFIQRLREKAASFPNVRMEQGTVTSLVEEKGTVKGVRYKTKDSQELTAYAPLTIVCDGCFSNLRRSLCNPKIDVPSCFVGLVLEDCKLPYANHGHVILADPSPILFYPISSNEVRCLVDIPGQKVPSISSGEMANYLKTVVAPQVPPEIYKSFVAAVDKGNIKTMPNRSMPAAPHPTPGALLMGDAFNMRHPLTGGGMTVALSDIVVLCDLLKPLRDLNDGSALCNYLESFYTLRKPVASTINTLAGALYKVFCASPDEARKEMREACFNYLSLGGIYSSGPVSLLSGLNPRPLSLVFHFFAVAIYAVGRLLLPFPSPHRIWIGARIISGASGIIFPIIRAEGVRQMFFPATVPAYYRSSSGPQKMKTHFDN; the protein is encoded by the exons ATGGGG GATGGACGAAGAGTGCATGTGATTGAAAGAGATTTTTCGGAACCTGACCGAATTGTTGGTGAATTGCTACAACCAGGGGGCTAcctcaaattaattgaattaggaCTTCAAG ATTGTTTGGAGGAAATTGATGCTCAACGAATTTTTGGTTATGCTATTTTCAAGGATGGAAGAAATACTCAAATATCATATCCATTAGAAAAGTTTCACTCAGATGTTGCAGGTAGAAGCTTTCACAATGGACGTTTCATACAGAGGTTGAGGGAGAAAGCTGCATCCTTTCCAAA TGTGCGAATGGAGCAAGGAACAGTAACTTCACTGGTTGAAGAAAAAGGGACTGTTAAAGGCGTGCGGTACAAGACTAAAGATAGCCAAGAATTGACAGCTTATGCTCCTCTAACAATTGTCTGCGATGGCTGCTTTTCGAACTTGCGTCGCTCCCTTTGCAACCCTAAG atcgATGTGCCATCATGTTTTGTCGGTTTGGTCCTAGAAGATTGCAAACTTCCATATGCAAACCATGGGCATGTTATATTGGCGGACCCTTCCCCCATTTTGTTCTATCCTATCAGTAGCAACGAAGTTCGTTGTCTGGTTGATATACCTGGGCAGAAGGTTCCTTCCATTTCAAGTGGTGAAATGGCAAACTATTTGAAAACGGTGGTGGCTCCTCAG GTTCCCCCTGAGATCTACAAATCCTTTGTGGCAGCTGTGGACAAAGGAAACATCAAGACAATGCCAAATAGGAGCATGCCAGCTGCCCCCCACCCTACTCCCGGGGCCCTTTTGATGGGGGATGCATTCAACATGCGCCATCCCTTAACAGGGGGAGGAATGACTGTTGCTCTGTCTGATATTGTTGTCCTGTGTGATCTTCTCAAGCCTTTACGTGATCTGAATGATGGATCAGCACTTTGCAATTACCTTGAATCCTTTTACACCTTGCGTAAG CCAGTTGCATCAACTATCAATACATTGGCTGGTGCCTTGTACAAGGTGTTTTGTGCTTCCCCTGATGAAGCAAGGAAGGAAATGCGTGAGGCTTGCTTTAACTATCTAAGTCTTGGAGGTATATACTCATCAGGACCAGTCTCTCTGCTCTCCGGTCTAAATCCTCGTCCACTGAGcttggtttttcattttttcgcGGTTGCAATTTATGCTGTTGGTCGCTTGTTACTGCCATTTCCTTCCCCACATCGCATTTGGATCGGAGCCAGAATAATTTCA GGTGCATCTGGAATTATCTTTCCTATTATAAGAGCAGAAGGTGTAAGGCAAATGTTCTTCCCTGCCACTGTTCCTGCATATTACAGAAGCTCCTCTGGTccacaaaaaatgaaaacacacTTCGACAATTAA
- the LOC123228688 gene encoding transcription factor bHLH74-like codes for MDGGDNDDSGFHNRNGSVMNCLPSGMNTNSLPLKVSGMSMNSVSMYKSSSGADHFFGSGWDPYVSLSQGENFGVSSLVSHCEFATSPYPVGLENQGLSSTSNLAQYPSDPSFVEVVPKIPSIGSGNFSEMANSFGLHETARIANTGCPANYTPNKENGNERTSTNVAQSFQDCQILEEVAIRPSTDGKTRKRASESSSPSNPNKNANEKCLKDPSGESYGIVKEQDEKKPKIEQNTGANSRDKQAAKQAKDSSNSVEAPKEYIHVRAKRGQATNSHSLAERVRREKISERMRLLQELVPGCNKITGKAVMLDEIINYVQSLQQQVEFLSMKLATVNPELNIDIERILSKDILHSHSRGAASLGFSSGMNSSQPNSHGIFQGTMPSIPTANPQFPPLHQTMLDPELQSLFQMGFDSGSAADGLGPHGRLKSEL; via the exons ATGGATGGTGGTGATAATGATGATTCGGGATTTCATAATAGAAATGGGAGTGTCATGAATTGTCTACCTTCAGGGATGAATACAAACTCATTGCCTCTGAAGGTTTCGGGAATGTCAATGAACTCAGTGTCCATGTATAAGTCTTCAAGTGGAGCAGACCATTTCTTTGGTTCTGGTTGGGATCCATATGTTTCATTGAGTCAGGGTGAAAACTTTGGAGTTTCTTCACTGGTTTCTCATTGTGAATTTGCTACTTCTCCTTACCCTGTTGGATTGGAAAACCAGGGACTTAGTAGCACTTCCAACTTAGCTCAGTACCCATCTGATCCAAGTTTTGTTGAGGTTGTGCCAAAGATTCCGAGCATTGGAAGTGGCAACTTCTCAGAAATGGCTAATTCCTTTGGCTTACATGAGACTGCACGTATTGCTAATACTGGGTGTCCAGCAAATTATACTCCAAATAAGGAGAATGGCAATGAAAGAACTTCGACAAATGTGGCACAATCTTTTCAGGACTGTCAAATCTTAGAAGAGGTAGCCATAAGACCTTCAACCGATGGAAAGACAAGAAAACGAGCATCTGAGTCAAGTTCTCCTTCCAATCCCAATAAG AATGCCAATGAAAAGTGTCTAAAGGATCCCTCTGGAGAGAGTTATGGTATTGTGAAAGAACAAGATGAGaagaaaccaaaaattgaacaaaacacAGGTGCAAATTCACGTGATAAACAAGCTGCTAAACAAGCTAAAGACAGTTCTAATAGTGTAGAGGCTCCGAAAGAATACATTCATGTGAGAGCCAAAAGGGGCCAGGCTACTAATAGTCACAGCCTTGCAGAGAGG GTGAGAAGGGAAAAGATTAGTGAGCGGATGAGATTGCTTCAAGAACTTGTTCCTGGATGCAATAAG ATCACTGGCAAGGCAGTCATGcttgatgaaattattaattatgtgcAGTCACTGCAACAGCAGGTTGAG TTTCTGTCAATGAAACTTGCCACTGTCAACCCTGAATTAAACATTGATATAGAAAGGATTCTATCCAAAGAT ATTCTCCATTCACATAGCAGGGGAGCAGCTAGTCTCGGATTTAGTTCTGGAATGAACTCCTCTCAACCTAACTCACATGGAATTTTCCAAGGAACCATGCCAAGTATCCCTACTGCTAATCCTCAATTTCCTCCCTTACATCAG ACTATGTTAGACCCTGAGCTCCAGAGTCTTTTCCAAATGGGGTTCGATTCTGGTTCAGCTGCTGATGGCTTGGGCCCACATG GGCGGTTGAAATCAGAGCTCTGA
- the LOC123228678 gene encoding squalene monooxygenase SE2-like isoform X3 produces the protein MKRICCLSLKTDGRRVHVIERDFSEPDRIVGELLQPGGYLKLIELGLQDCLEEIDAQRIFGYAIFKDGRNTQISYPLEKFHSDVAGRSFHNGRFIQRLREKAASFPNVRMEQGTVTSLVEEKGTVKGVRYKTKDSQELTAYAPLTIVCDGCFSNLRRSLCNPKIDVPSCFVGLVLEDCKLPYANHGHVILADPSPILFYPISSNEVRCLVDIPGQKVPSISSGEMANYLKTVVAPQVPPEIYKSFVAAVDKGNIKTMPNRSMPAAPHPTPGALLMGDAFNMRHPLTGGGMTVALSDIVVLCDLLKPLRDLNDGSALCNYLESFYTLRKPVASTINTLAGALYKVFCASPDEARKEMREACFNYLSLGGIYSSGPVSLLSGLNPRPLSLVFHFFAVAIYAVGRLLLPFPSPHRIWIGARIISGASGIIFPIIRAEGVRQMFFPATVPAYYRSSSGPQKMKTHFDN, from the exons ATGAAGAGAATCTGCTGTCTATCGCTGAAAACA GATGGACGAAGAGTGCATGTGATTGAAAGAGATTTTTCGGAACCTGACCGAATTGTTGGTGAATTGCTACAACCAGGGGGCTAcctcaaattaattgaattaggaCTTCAAG ATTGTTTGGAGGAAATTGATGCTCAACGAATTTTTGGTTATGCTATTTTCAAGGATGGAAGAAATACTCAAATATCATATCCATTAGAAAAGTTTCACTCAGATGTTGCAGGTAGAAGCTTTCACAATGGACGTTTCATACAGAGGTTGAGGGAGAAAGCTGCATCCTTTCCAAA TGTGCGAATGGAGCAAGGAACAGTAACTTCACTGGTTGAAGAAAAAGGGACTGTTAAAGGCGTGCGGTACAAGACTAAAGATAGCCAAGAATTGACAGCTTATGCTCCTCTAACAATTGTCTGCGATGGCTGCTTTTCGAACTTGCGTCGCTCCCTTTGCAACCCTAAG atcgATGTGCCATCATGTTTTGTCGGTTTGGTCCTAGAAGATTGCAAACTTCCATATGCAAACCATGGGCATGTTATATTGGCGGACCCTTCCCCCATTTTGTTCTATCCTATCAGTAGCAACGAAGTTCGTTGTCTGGTTGATATACCTGGGCAGAAGGTTCCTTCCATTTCAAGTGGTGAAATGGCAAACTATTTGAAAACGGTGGTGGCTCCTCAG GTTCCCCCTGAGATCTACAAATCCTTTGTGGCAGCTGTGGACAAAGGAAACATCAAGACAATGCCAAATAGGAGCATGCCAGCTGCCCCCCACCCTACTCCCGGGGCCCTTTTGATGGGGGATGCATTCAACATGCGCCATCCCTTAACAGGGGGAGGAATGACTGTTGCTCTGTCTGATATTGTTGTCCTGTGTGATCTTCTCAAGCCTTTACGTGATCTGAATGATGGATCAGCACTTTGCAATTACCTTGAATCCTTTTACACCTTGCGTAAG CCAGTTGCATCAACTATCAATACATTGGCTGGTGCCTTGTACAAGGTGTTTTGTGCTTCCCCTGATGAAGCAAGGAAGGAAATGCGTGAGGCTTGCTTTAACTATCTAAGTCTTGGAGGTATATACTCATCAGGACCAGTCTCTCTGCTCTCCGGTCTAAATCCTCGTCCACTGAGcttggtttttcattttttcgcGGTTGCAATTTATGCTGTTGGTCGCTTGTTACTGCCATTTCCTTCCCCACATCGCATTTGGATCGGAGCCAGAATAATTTCA GGTGCATCTGGAATTATCTTTCCTATTATAAGAGCAGAAGGTGTAAGGCAAATGTTCTTCCCTGCCACTGTTCCTGCATATTACAGAAGCTCCTCTGGTccacaaaaaatgaaaacacacTTCGACAATTAA